From one Rhineura floridana isolate rRhiFlo1 chromosome 4, rRhiFlo1.hap2, whole genome shotgun sequence genomic stretch:
- the GPN1 gene encoding GPN-loop GTPase 1 isoform X1: protein MAEAAGGASSGSGAPSPVCVLVLGMAGSGKTALVQRLSAHLHRKNSPPYVINLDPAVHELPFPANIDIRDTVNYKEVMKQYGLGPNGGIVTSLNLFATRFDQVMKFIEKRQTASQYVLIDTPGQIEVFTWSASGTIITEALASSFPSVVVYVMDTSRSTNPVTFMSNMLYACSILYKTKLPFVVAMNKTDIIDHSFAVEWMQDFEVFQEALSQETTYVSNLTRSMSLVLDEFYSSLKVVGVSAVQGTGLDEFFEHLSKAVDEYEREYRPEYERLREKMGRIESQRQQEQLVRLQRDMAPLAAESALPGSGSTAESSVGPSALILTRGTVEEEEEQEGGHESDSDDVDHKVTEERHEEPAFQNFLQEAKLRYPARSSH from the exons ATGGCGGAGGCGGCTGGAGGGGCAAGTTCTGGCTCCGGGGCCCCCTCGCCGGTGTGCGTTCTGGTGCTGGGCATGGCCGGCTCCGGCAAGACGGCGCTCGTGCAG AGGCTCTCTGCCCACCTGCACCGCAAGAATTCTCCCCCGTACGTCATCAACCTGGATCCCGCAGTGCACGAGCTCCCTTTCCCAGCAAACATTG atatacgAGACACAGTGAACTACAAAGAAGTTATGAAGCA ATATGGGCTAGGCCCAAATGGTGGCATTGTGACTTCTCTCAACCTTTTTGCTACAAGATTTGACCAG GTGATGAAGTTTATTGAGAAACGACAGACAGCATCTCA GTATGTCCTGATTGACACTCCTGGGCAGATTGAGGTATTCACCTGGTCTGCCTCAGGCACCATCATCACTGAAGCTCTG GCTTCCTCCTTTCCGTCGGTGGTGGTTTATGTGATGGACACATCTCGCAGCACCAACCCTGTTACATTCATGTCTAATATGCTGTATGCCTGCAG CATCCTGTACAAAACAAAGCTTCCATTTGTTGTGGCCATGAACAAG ACAGACATCATCGATCACAGCTTTGCAGTGGAATGGATGCAGGACTTTGAAGTCTTCcaagaggccctcagccaggaaaCTACCTATGTCAGTAACTTGACTCGCTCCATGAGCCTTGTGCTGGACGAGTTCTACAGCTCACTCAAG GTGGTGGGTGTTTCTGCTGTCCAGGGAACAGGGCTGGATGAATTTTTTGAACACCTCTCCAAAGCTGTTGATGAATATGAAAG aGAATACCGTCCAGAGTATGAACGCCTAAGGGAAAAAATG GGAAGGATTGAAAGCCAGCGGCAGCAGGAGCAGCTGGTGCGTTTGCAGAGGGACATGGCCCCCCTCGCAGCAGAGAGCGCTCTGCCAGGGTCAG GCTCAACGGCAGAGTCTTCAGTGGGGCCCTCGGCACTGATCCTGACTCGAGGAactgtggaggaggaagaggagcaggagGGGGGCCACGAGAGCGATTCTGATGATGTTGATCACAAAG TGACGGAGGAAAGGCACGAAGAACCCGCCTTCCAAAACTTCCTGCAGGAGGCCAAGCTGCGCTACCCAGCCAGAAGCAGCCACTAG
- the GPN1 gene encoding GPN-loop GTPase 1 isoform X2: protein MKFIEKRQTASQYVLIDTPGQIEVFTWSASGTIITEALASSFPSVVVYVMDTSRSTNPVTFMSNMLYACSILYKTKLPFVVAMNKTDIIDHSFAVEWMQDFEVFQEALSQETTYVSNLTRSMSLVLDEFYSSLKVVGVSAVQGTGLDEFFEHLSKAVDEYEREYRPEYERLREKMGRIESQRQQEQLVRLQRDMAPLAAESALPGSGSTAESSVGPSALILTRGTVEEEEEQEGGHESDSDDVDHKVTEERHEEPAFQNFLQEAKLRYPARSSH from the exons ATGAAGTTTATTGAGAAACGACAGACAGCATCTCA GTATGTCCTGATTGACACTCCTGGGCAGATTGAGGTATTCACCTGGTCTGCCTCAGGCACCATCATCACTGAAGCTCTG GCTTCCTCCTTTCCGTCGGTGGTGGTTTATGTGATGGACACATCTCGCAGCACCAACCCTGTTACATTCATGTCTAATATGCTGTATGCCTGCAG CATCCTGTACAAAACAAAGCTTCCATTTGTTGTGGCCATGAACAAG ACAGACATCATCGATCACAGCTTTGCAGTGGAATGGATGCAGGACTTTGAAGTCTTCcaagaggccctcagccaggaaaCTACCTATGTCAGTAACTTGACTCGCTCCATGAGCCTTGTGCTGGACGAGTTCTACAGCTCACTCAAG GTGGTGGGTGTTTCTGCTGTCCAGGGAACAGGGCTGGATGAATTTTTTGAACACCTCTCCAAAGCTGTTGATGAATATGAAAG aGAATACCGTCCAGAGTATGAACGCCTAAGGGAAAAAATG GGAAGGATTGAAAGCCAGCGGCAGCAGGAGCAGCTGGTGCGTTTGCAGAGGGACATGGCCCCCCTCGCAGCAGAGAGCGCTCTGCCAGGGTCAG GCTCAACGGCAGAGTCTTCAGTGGGGCCCTCGGCACTGATCCTGACTCGAGGAactgtggaggaggaagaggagcaggagGGGGGCCACGAGAGCGATTCTGATGATGTTGATCACAAAG TGACGGAGGAAAGGCACGAAGAACCCGCCTTCCAAAACTTCCTGCAGGAGGCCAAGCTGCGCTACCCAGCCAGAAGCAGCCACTAG